The following proteins are encoded in a genomic region of Mahella australiensis 50-1 BON:
- a CDS encoding nucleotide sugar dehydrogenase, producing the protein MELSDLAKALKQKIENKTAQIGVVGLGYVGLPLAVEKAKAGYTVVGFDVQQKKVDMVNAGINYIGDVVDQELADLVASGRLSATADYGRIKELDAVTICVPTPLDKYQQPDVSYVVNSVTSVAQNLHPGMLVILESTTYPGTTEEVVKPILEDTGLKCGKDFFLAFSPERVDPGNKEYHTKNTPKVVGGVTPECTEVAASLYRHVLEGEVFTVSSPAVAEMEKILENTFRNINIALANEMSVLCRRMGIDVWEVIDAAKTKPYGFMAFYPGPGLGGHCIPIDPFYLTWKARGYDYHTRLIETAGEINNYMPEFVVESISEVLNRDKKPLNGSKVLLLGAAYKKDIDDLRESPVLKIIEHLEKAQADVIYNDPYIPQFDHNGKHYESAELTDELLENIDIAVITTDHSCYDYQKIVDKARAVFDTRNATKGVKLHKENVYKL; encoded by the coding sequence ATGGAGTTAAGCGATTTGGCAAAAGCACTAAAGCAGAAAATAGAAAATAAAACAGCCCAAATAGGTGTTGTAGGCCTGGGGTATGTAGGTTTACCGCTAGCTGTAGAGAAGGCTAAGGCCGGTTATACCGTTGTGGGTTTTGATGTGCAGCAAAAGAAGGTCGATATGGTCAATGCCGGCATCAATTATATAGGAGACGTGGTAGATCAGGAATTGGCTGACCTTGTGGCTTCCGGCCGTTTGTCAGCCACCGCCGACTACGGCAGGATTAAAGAACTGGATGCGGTTACTATATGTGTGCCCACACCGCTGGATAAATACCAACAACCGGATGTATCGTATGTGGTCAATTCAGTTACGTCGGTGGCGCAAAATCTGCATCCCGGCATGTTGGTTATACTGGAGAGCACAACATATCCCGGGACTACTGAAGAGGTAGTAAAGCCCATACTTGAGGATACCGGGTTAAAATGTGGCAAGGATTTCTTTCTGGCATTTTCACCAGAACGCGTTGATCCCGGCAATAAAGAGTATCATACAAAGAACACGCCTAAAGTAGTGGGAGGCGTGACCCCAGAATGTACCGAAGTAGCAGCATCGCTTTATCGTCACGTGCTCGAAGGCGAGGTTTTCACAGTATCCAGCCCTGCGGTGGCTGAGATGGAGAAAATACTGGAAAACACATTCCGCAATATAAATATAGCTTTGGCCAATGAGATGTCCGTATTATGCCGACGCATGGGCATAGATGTATGGGAAGTTATAGACGCTGCTAAGACCAAGCCATATGGATTTATGGCGTTTTATCCCGGTCCTGGCCTCGGAGGACACTGCATACCCATAGACCCGTTTTACCTTACATGGAAGGCTAGAGGCTATGACTACCATACACGGCTGATAGAAACAGCAGGCGAGATTAACAACTATATGCCGGAATTTGTGGTGGAAAGCATAAGTGAGGTACTCAACAGGGATAAAAAGCCGCTTAATGGCTCAAAAGTACTGCTTTTGGGAGCGGCCTATAAAAAGGATATAGACGACCTTAGAGAATCTCCTGTGCTCAAAATAATAGAACATCTGGAGAAAGCGCAGGCCGATGTCATATACAATGACCCATATATACCTCAGTTCGATCATAATGGCAAACATTATGAATCAGCCGAGCTTACCGATGAATTGCTGGAAAATATAGATATAGCGGTTATAACAACGGATCATAGCTGCTATGATTATCAAAAGATAGTCGATAAAGCCCGAGCGGTATTCGATACGAGGAATGCTACTAAGGGTGTGAAGTTGCATAAAGAGAACGTATATAAACTATAA
- a CDS encoding DegT/DnrJ/EryC1/StrS family aminotransferase, which translates to MNIPLLDLKEQYYAIKDEVDAAIEGVLENGQFILGPQVRALEHDIASYVGVPYAIGVGNGTDALVIALRACGIGPGDEVITSPFTFFASAESISAVGAKPVFVDIDPDTFNIDASKIEQTITSRTRAIIPVHLFGQSADMDAIMDIARKHDLMVIEDACQAMGAEYKGRKAGSFGHAACFSFFPTKNLGTYGDGGMIVTGDADIDKKARMLRAHGSTRKYYHEMIGYNSRLDELHAAILNVKFKYLDQWNDMRRHNAKVYDALLKDTGITVPYAAPYAKHIYHQYVVQCDDRDGLAAALKAKGVATGVYYPLPLHLQDAYKDLGYKRGDMPCAEAACDRVLAMPMYPELERHQIEYVADAVRELIRKG; encoded by the coding sequence TTGAATATACCGCTTTTGGATTTGAAAGAGCAATACTATGCTATAAAGGATGAAGTAGATGCGGCTATAGAAGGCGTTTTGGAGAACGGCCAGTTTATACTTGGGCCTCAAGTAAGGGCGCTTGAGCATGATATAGCGTCTTATGTGGGAGTGCCTTATGCCATAGGTGTAGGTAATGGCACCGATGCCCTGGTTATAGCTTTGCGTGCCTGCGGCATAGGTCCGGGGGATGAGGTGATAACCTCGCCCTTCACCTTTTTCGCTAGTGCTGAGAGCATATCGGCTGTGGGTGCTAAACCGGTATTTGTCGATATAGATCCGGATACGTTCAATATAGATGCCTCTAAAATAGAACAAACTATAACGTCGAGAACGCGCGCTATAATACCGGTACATCTTTTTGGACAAAGCGCTGATATGGATGCTATTATGGATATAGCCAGGAAGCATGATCTCATGGTTATAGAGGATGCCTGTCAAGCCATGGGTGCTGAGTATAAAGGAAGAAAGGCTGGTTCATTCGGCCATGCGGCGTGTTTCTCATTCTTTCCTACTAAAAACCTGGGCACATACGGTGACGGAGGCATGATAGTTACCGGTGACGCTGATATAGATAAAAAAGCCCGCATGCTCAGGGCCCATGGCAGCACTCGGAAGTATTATCATGAAATGATAGGCTATAACAGCCGTCTCGACGAATTACATGCAGCCATATTAAATGTCAAATTTAAGTATCTGGATCAATGGAATGATATGCGCCGGCACAATGCCAAAGTGTACGATGCATTGCTGAAAGACACTGGCATTACGGTACCGTATGCGGCACCGTATGCAAAACATATATACCATCAGTATGTGGTGCAATGTGATGATAGGGATGGACTGGCAGCTGCGCTCAAAGCCAAAGGGGTAGCTACCGGTGTATATTATCCGCTGCCGCTGCATCTACAGGATGCCTATAAGGACCTCGGTTATAAAAGGGGCGATATGCCGTGTGCCGAGGCAGCCTGCGATAGGGTATTGGCTATGCCAATGTATCCGGAATTAGAACGACATCAGATAGAATATGTAGCCGATGCCGTCAGAGAACTTATAAGGAAGGGATAG